The following are encoded together in the Anaerostipes caccae L1-92 genome:
- the mgtE gene encoding magnesium transporter, whose translation MREENIRALLMRREYPALKVVLNSMNNVDLASLLENFTEKEYTILFRLIQKEKAAEVFTEMSSPMQETLINAFTRSEIKELFDDMYMDDTVDIIEEMPANVVEQILDVTDRETRQIINRLLKYPEDSAGSIMTVEYVDLKKNMTVEQALKKIKRVGIDQETIYTCYVIEQKRLLGIVTAKSLLLNESNVLIKDIMETNLIYVNTHEDKENVSKLFHKYGLLAIPVVDFEHCMVGIVTFDDAMEVWQDEVEEDMSIMAAMQPNEESYFGTSVISHAKHRILWLLFLMLSATITGAIITKYENAFQTLPLLVSFIPMLMDTGGNCGSQSSTLIIRGIAVDEIRFHDLFKVIFKEFRVAVLVGFVLAAVNGLRIMLIYHSLRMAVLIGLSLIATIILAKIVGCCLPLLAKKIGLDPAIMAAPLITTLVDTCSILIYFNIATHLFSL comes from the coding sequence ATGAGAGAAGAAAATATCAGAGCTCTGCTCATGAGGCGGGAATATCCTGCCTTAAAAGTTGTGCTTAATTCTATGAACAACGTAGATTTAGCATCATTATTAGAAAATTTTACAGAAAAAGAATATACGATCCTGTTCCGTCTGATCCAAAAGGAGAAGGCGGCAGAAGTATTCACAGAGATGTCATCTCCCATGCAGGAAACTTTGATCAATGCGTTTACCCGCTCTGAGATCAAAGAACTGTTTGATGATATGTACATGGATGATACGGTGGATATCATCGAAGAAATGCCTGCCAATGTAGTAGAACAGATTTTGGACGTGACTGACAGAGAAACACGGCAGATCATCAACCGTCTCTTAAAATATCCGGAAGACAGTGCGGGAAGCATCATGACAGTGGAATATGTGGACCTGAAAAAAAACATGACTGTCGAACAGGCACTGAAAAAGATTAAACGGGTTGGCATTGACCAGGAGACCATTTATACATGCTACGTGATCGAACAGAAACGGCTTCTTGGGATCGTGACGGCCAAGAGCCTTTTGCTCAATGAAAGCAATGTTCTCATAAAGGACATTATGGAGACAAATCTAATCTACGTGAATACCCATGAGGACAAAGAAAATGTCAGCAAACTGTTCCATAAATACGGCCTTCTGGCAATCCCTGTGGTAGACTTTGAACACTGCATGGTAGGCATCGTGACTTTCGATGATGCCATGGAAGTCTGGCAGGATGAGGTGGAAGAGGACATGTCCATCATGGCGGCTATGCAGCCCAATGAGGAATCCTATTTCGGCACATCTGTCATCAGCCATGCTAAACACAGAATCTTATGGCTGCTTTTCCTCATGCTGTCCGCAACCATTACCGGAGCCATTATCACGAAATATGAGAATGCTTTTCAGACTCTTCCCCTGCTCGTATCCTTCATTCCAATGCTGATGGACACCGGAGGAAACTGTGGTTCCCAGAGTTCAACCCTGATCATCCGCGGAATTGCCGTCGATGAGATCCGGTTCCATGATCTTTTTAAAGTTATATTTAAGGAATTCCGGGTGGCTGTTTTAGTTGGCTTTGTTCTGGCTGCAGTCAATGGACTGCGTATCATGCTCATATACCACAGCCTCAGAATGGCCGTGCTGATCGGGCTTTCCCTCATAGCCACGATCATCCTTGCCAAAATCGTAGGCTGCTGCCTGCCTCTTCTGGCAAAAAAGATCGGACTGGACCCGGCCATCATGGCGGCTCCCCTGATCACCACGCTGGTGGACACCTGCTCCATCCTGATCTATTTTAATATTGCAACCCATCTGTTTTCTCTCTGA
- a CDS encoding polysaccharide deacetylase family protein has protein sequence MDRVNKKNLITGFICIVVLGLSLLGGGNAALSVWNQNVRILNPAENKELPIYCVDTKKKEISLTFDTAWGNEDINQVLKILKKENVKATFFFSGDWVQRFPADVKKIAKAGHDIGNHGDNHKYMTRLSSDEQKKEILGAHSKVQAVTGEQMELFRPPYGDYDENVVKTARQLNYEVIQWSVDSLDWKDISKQDIIERVCDNKKMENGAIILMHTGTVYTKQALPVIIKRLKSEGYTFVPVSRMILTKNFYIDPEGKQRRK, from the coding sequence ATGGACAGAGTGAATAAGAAAAATCTGATCACGGGTTTTATCTGCATCGTTGTTTTAGGGCTGTCATTGCTTGGCGGGGGCAATGCGGCCCTTTCTGTCTGGAATCAAAATGTGAGGATCTTAAATCCTGCAGAGAATAAGGAACTTCCGATTTACTGTGTGGATACAAAGAAGAAGGAAATCAGCCTCACCTTTGACACAGCGTGGGGAAATGAGGACATCAACCAGGTTCTCAAAATCTTAAAAAAAGAAAATGTGAAAGCAACCTTCTTTTTTTCCGGCGACTGGGTACAGCGGTTTCCGGCGGATGTAAAGAAGATTGCCAAAGCAGGCCATGACATTGGCAACCATGGGGATAACCACAAATATATGACCAGATTGTCTTCTGATGAGCAGAAAAAAGAGATTCTGGGGGCTCACAGCAAAGTCCAGGCCGTGACAGGAGAGCAGATGGAACTTTTCCGGCCTCCCTACGGAGACTATGATGAAAATGTGGTAAAAACGGCCAGACAGCTAAATTATGAAGTCATTCAGTGGTCCGTTGACAGCCTGGACTGGAAAGACATTTCCAAGCAGGACATCATTGAACGTGTCTGTGATAACAAAAAGATGGAAAACGGTGCAATCATCCTGATGCACACAGGAACTGTATACACGAAACAGGCTCTTCCGGTAATCATAAAACGGTTAAAGTCCGAGGGATATACTTTTGTGCCGGTCTCCAGAATGATCCTGACTAAAAACTTTTACATAGATCCGGAGGGCAAACAGCGCAGAAAATAA
- a CDS encoding glutamine synthetase III has protein sequence MSEKRSVSEMFGCNVFNDSVMRERLPKAVYKDLKKTIEEGTELNPAIADVVANEMKEWALEKGATHFTHWFQPMTGVTAEKHDAFITPTENGKVLLEFSGKELIKGEPDASSFPSGGLRATFEARGYTAWDCTSPAFIKETPDSTILCIPTAFCSYTGEALDKKTPLLRSMQALDIQATRLLHLLGKKNVKNVNTSVGPEQEYFLVDKEKYLQRKDLIFTGRTLFGAMPPKGQEMDDHYFGIIRERIGKFMKELNEESWKLGITAKTQHNEVAPAQHELAPIYATNNIATDHNQLLMETMRRVAERQGLKCLLHEKPFKGINGSGKHNNWSIVTNTGKNLLEPGDTPHDNQQFLLILSAIIKAVDEHADLLRMAASTPGNDHRLGANEAPPAIISIFLGEQLEDVVKQLVTRGEATRSKHGDKLASGVHTLPDFEKDATDRNRTSPFAFTGNKFEFRMVGSTQSISDPNVVLNTIVADALSEVCDELEKVEGDLQDVMMEAHELTKRMLTDHQRVIFNGDGYSDAWVKEAERRGLPNIKSMVEAIPALITEKSVKMFEKFGVFTEAELESRAEILFEQYAQTINIEALATLDIAKKQIVPAVMKYQKTLADSVAVLKATGMDTDVQESLLGDITENLKKLYTAIGILESETDKAQSIKDMNEQARFYHDVVFGCMNAVREPADKLEMLVAKEDWPMPSYGDLIFEV, from the coding sequence ATGAGCGAAAAAAGAAGTGTTTCAGAAATGTTCGGATGTAACGTGTTTAACGACAGTGTTATGCGGGAGAGGCTTCCGAAGGCAGTTTACAAAGACCTTAAGAAGACGATCGAAGAGGGAACAGAGTTAAACCCTGCCATCGCAGACGTGGTTGCCAATGAGATGAAGGAATGGGCTCTTGAAAAAGGTGCAACCCACTTCACCCACTGGTTCCAGCCGATGACCGGTGTGACGGCAGAGAAGCACGATGCTTTTATCACCCCGACGGAAAATGGAAAAGTGCTCCTGGAATTCTCCGGGAAAGAACTGATCAAGGGTGAGCCGGATGCTTCTTCCTTCCCGTCAGGAGGACTGAGGGCAACCTTTGAAGCCAGAGGATACACTGCGTGGGACTGTACTTCACCTGCTTTTATTAAAGAGACACCGGATTCTACAATTCTCTGTATCCCTACGGCATTTTGTTCCTATACCGGAGAAGCTCTGGACAAAAAGACTCCTTTATTGAGATCTATGCAGGCGCTGGATATTCAGGCCACCAGGCTTTTACACCTGCTTGGAAAGAAGAATGTAAAAAATGTCAATACCTCTGTGGGACCGGAACAGGAATACTTCCTTGTAGACAAAGAAAAATATCTACAGAGAAAAGACCTGATCTTTACAGGACGGACATTATTCGGTGCAATGCCTCCAAAAGGACAGGAGATGGATGACCATTATTTCGGAATCATCCGCGAGAGGATCGGAAAGTTCATGAAAGAGCTCAATGAGGAGAGCTGGAAACTGGGCATCACAGCAAAGACTCAGCACAATGAAGTAGCTCCTGCACAGCACGAACTGGCACCAATCTACGCGACCAACAATATTGCAACGGATCACAATCAGCTTTTGATGGAGACGATGCGCCGTGTGGCAGAACGCCAGGGATTAAAGTGCCTTCTCCATGAAAAACCGTTTAAGGGCATTAATGGTTCCGGTAAACATAACAACTGGTCCATCGTGACAAACACGGGAAAGAATCTTTTGGAACCTGGTGATACCCCGCATGATAACCAGCAGTTCCTTCTGATTCTGTCAGCTATTATCAAGGCTGTCGATGAGCATGCAGATCTGCTTCGCATGGCCGCATCCACACCAGGAAATGACCACCGTCTGGGAGCCAATGAGGCACCTCCTGCCATCATTTCTATCTTCCTGGGAGAGCAGCTTGAGGACGTGGTAAAGCAGCTGGTTACCAGAGGAGAGGCTACCAGATCCAAACACGGGGATAAGCTGGCATCAGGCGTACATACTCTGCCGGATTTTGAAAAAGATGCCACTGACCGCAACAGGACATCACCGTTTGCATTTACCGGAAACAAATTTGAATTCCGCATGGTTGGCTCTACTCAGTCCATCTCTGACCCGAATGTAGTGCTGAATACGATTGTTGCAGATGCACTCTCAGAGGTCTGTGATGAATTGGAAAAGGTAGAGGGAGATCTTCAGGATGTGATGATGGAAGCTCACGAGCTGACCAAGAGAATGCTCACGGATCACCAGAGAGTCATATTTAACGGAGACGGATACTCTGATGCATGGGTAAAGGAAGCAGAGAGAAGGGGCCTTCCGAATATCAAGTCTATGGTCGAGGCGATCCCTGCGCTGATTACCGAAAAATCCGTTAAGATGTTTGAGAAGTTTGGTGTTTTCACGGAGGCAGAACTTGAGTCCCGTGCTGAGATTCTGTTTGAGCAGTATGCACAGACGATCAATATCGAGGCATTGGCAACGCTGGATATTGCTAAAAAACAGATTGTTCCTGCGGTAATGAAATATCAGAAGACGCTGGCCGATTCTGTCGCTGTTTTGAAAGCTACAGGAATGGATACGGATGTACAGGAATCCCTGCTCGGCGATATCACAGAGAATCTTAAGAAATTATATACGGCAATCGGTATTCTGGAGAGTGAGACTGACAAAGCACAGTCTATTAAAGACATGAACGAGCAGGCACGTTTCTATCACGACGTAGTGTTCGGATGCATGAATGCTGTCCGTGAACCGGCAGATAAGCTTGAAATGCTTGTGGCCAAAGAAGACTGGCCGATGCCGAGCTACGGAGATCTGATCTTTGAAGTATAA
- a CDS encoding polysaccharide deacetylase family protein: protein MKRKTYFAVVCALFFIGFILRYAADHSDGLFIASQKEGEGGLMAGSKITNKKVYLTFDDGPSENTDEILDILKKNKVKATFFVVGKKTEKARKQYQRIVLEGHTLAMHSYSHNYDQIYSSVDAFGKDIKELQEMLYEITDVKPVIYRFPGGSSNSCAGDIKPYIQYINKEGLLYFDWNALSGDAVNFNLSPERLNQNILTDVKKQKVSIVLMHDLAEAENTVKSLDSLIKTLKKEGYQILPITKYTQQIHHVSVDK from the coding sequence ATGAAACGAAAAACCTATTTTGCAGTTGTGTGCGCATTATTTTTTATCGGTTTCATCCTGCGGTATGCGGCGGATCATTCTGACGGACTTTTTATTGCGAGCCAGAAAGAGGGCGAAGGCGGACTGATGGCCGGCAGCAAGATTACAAATAAAAAGGTATATCTGACCTTTGATGACGGGCCGTCTGAAAATACCGATGAGATCCTGGATATTTTGAAAAAAAATAAGGTGAAAGCGACGTTCTTCGTAGTGGGAAAAAAGACGGAGAAGGCCAGAAAGCAGTATCAAAGGATCGTACTTGAAGGACATACCCTGGCAATGCATTCTTACAGCCATAACTATGACCAGATTTATTCTTCCGTAGACGCTTTTGGAAAGGATATCAAGGAGCTGCAGGAGATGCTGTACGAGATAACAGACGTAAAGCCTGTCATATACCGTTTTCCGGGCGGAAGCAGCAATTCCTGCGCCGGAGATATCAAACCTTATATTCAGTATATCAACAAAGAAGGTCTTTTATACTTTGACTGGAACGCGCTAAGCGGAGATGCAGTGAATTTTAACCTGAGTCCTGAAAGGCTGAACCAGAATATATTAACAGATGTAAAAAAACAAAAGGTCAGCATTGTACTGATGCATGACCTGGCGGAGGCAGAAAACACGGTAAAAAGTCTGGACTCTCTGATTAAAACTTTGAAAAAAGAGGGCTATCAGATACTGCCGATTACAAAATATACGCAGCAGATACACCATGTGTCCGTTGACAAATAA
- a CDS encoding manganese efflux pump MntP family protein yields MNIIEVVMIGVGLSMDAFAVSIGKGLNMGKIRKNEMFWIALFFGGFQALMPVAGYLAGKQFAGKIMQIDHWIAFFLLVMIGFNMVKEGISDDEEETQDCGFSFRELFILAVATSIDALAVGVTFSFLSVNLLEAVTVIGSVTFAISLAGVAIGSRFGDKLKEKAEIMGGLILIILGCKILIQHLFF; encoded by the coding sequence ATGAACATAATTGAAGTAGTGATGATAGGTGTGGGCCTTTCCATGGATGCGTTTGCTGTGTCTATAGGAAAAGGTCTCAATATGGGAAAGATCCGGAAAAATGAAATGTTTTGGATCGCTTTGTTTTTCGGGGGATTCCAGGCTCTGATGCCAGTGGCAGGATACCTGGCAGGCAAGCAGTTTGCGGGAAAGATCATGCAGATTGATCATTGGATCGCATTTTTCCTGCTGGTGATGATCGGCTTCAATATGGTAAAAGAAGGGATATCCGATGATGAAGAGGAAACACAGGACTGCGGATTTTCTTTCCGGGAGCTTTTTATTTTGGCGGTCGCGACCAGCATCGATGCACTGGCGGTAGGAGTCACGTTTTCATTTTTGAGCGTCAATCTTTTAGAAGCTGTAACGGTCATAGGGAGTGTTACCTTTGCCATATCACTGGCAGGAGTTGCCATCGGAAGCAGATTTGGGGACAAACTGAAAGAAAAAGCAGAGATTATGGGAGGGTTGATTTTAATCATCCTCGGATGTAAAATTTTAATACAGCATTTATTTTTTTGA
- a CDS encoding calcium/sodium antiporter: MNLLPHIAFLAAGFILLMKGADYFVEGASMIAAKFGIPQIVIGLTIVACGTSAPEAAVSISAAFKGNVGITVGNILGSNIMNILLILGLTAVVSAVAIKEGTVKVEMPFVIVITVVLTAMGIAGGSLSRLDGVILWVLFIGFFVYLFRLTKKEGIEEEIEQVNASLLKMLVFTIGGLIAIVLGSDVTVDAATSIAKALNVSDRIIGLTVVAFGTSLPELVTSVTAAFKGKADIAVGNIVGSNIFNILFVVGTVAVIHPVPFDTSFIPDALAAILSAAVLWILSSKDRKLARGSGFVMLVLFAVYLAQLLIR, encoded by the coding sequence ATGAATTTATTGCCACACATAGCCTTTTTAGCGGCAGGCTTTATTCTGCTGATGAAGGGCGCGGATTATTTTGTAGAAGGGGCATCTATGATTGCTGCAAAGTTTGGAATTCCGCAGATCGTGATCGGGCTTACGATCGTCGCCTGCGGGACCAGCGCTCCTGAGGCGGCAGTGAGTATTTCGGCAGCGTTTAAAGGAAATGTTGGAATCACCGTCGGAAACATTCTTGGAAGCAATATCATGAATATTCTGCTGATTCTCGGGCTTACCGCAGTGGTCAGTGCAGTTGCCATCAAAGAAGGAACCGTAAAGGTGGAAATGCCCTTTGTAATTGTTATCACTGTAGTCCTCACAGCTATGGGAATCGCCGGAGGCAGTCTTTCACGCCTGGACGGAGTGATACTATGGGTGCTGTTTATCGGTTTTTTTGTATATCTGTTTAGGCTGACAAAAAAAGAAGGCATTGAAGAAGAGATAGAACAAGTGAATGCGTCCCTGCTAAAAATGCTTGTTTTTACGATCGGCGGGCTGATTGCCATCGTACTGGGAAGCGATGTGACAGTAGATGCGGCGACTTCGATAGCCAAGGCCCTGAATGTCTCTGACCGGATCATCGGCCTGACAGTTGTGGCATTCGGCACTTCTCTGCCGGAGCTGGTCACCTCAGTTACAGCGGCATTTAAAGGAAAAGCAGACATTGCAGTGGGAAATATTGTGGGAAGCAATATCTTTAATATCTTGTTTGTCGTAGGGACCGTGGCGGTCATTCATCCGGTTCCGTTTGATACAAGCTTTATTCCGGACGCACTCGCTGCGATTCTATCAGCGGCGGTTTTGTGGATTCTGTCTTCAAAAGACCGGAAGCTTGCCAGAGGCAGCGGGTTTGTGATGCTTGTATTATTTGCAGTTTATCTGGCACAATTACTCATAAGATAA
- the yihA gene encoding ribosome biogenesis GTP-binding protein YihA/YsxC yields MIIKSVNLETVCGITSKLPDNELPEVAFAGKSNVGKSSLINALMNRKSYARVSAQPGKTQTINYYNINEELYYVDLPGYGYAKVTESVKEQWGAMIERYLHTSKQLKLVFLLIDIRHKPSKNDVMMYDWIVHNGYHPVIIATKSDKLKRSQLPKHVKEIRQELRLNKETPVFPFSSLSKQGRDEIWDFIEQVLLLEQEHHVSDE; encoded by the coding sequence ATGATCATTAAATCAGTTAATCTGGAAACGGTCTGTGGGATCACCAGCAAACTTCCGGACAATGAGCTTCCGGAAGTAGCATTTGCAGGCAAGTCCAATGTCGGCAAGTCCTCCCTCATCAACGCACTGATGAACCGGAAGTCATATGCAAGGGTGTCCGCTCAGCCGGGGAAAACTCAGACCATTAATTATTATAATATCAACGAAGAACTGTACTATGTAGATCTGCCCGGATATGGATATGCAAAGGTCACGGAGTCAGTAAAAGAGCAGTGGGGTGCGATGATTGAACGGTACCTTCACACGTCAAAGCAGCTGAAGCTGGTGTTCCTTCTCATTGATATCAGACACAAGCCGTCAAAGAATGATGTGATGATGTATGACTGGATCGTACATAACGGCTATCATCCGGTCATTATTGCTACAAAGAGCGACAAGCTCAAACGGAGCCAGCTTCCTAAGCATGTAAAGGAGATCCGCCAGGAACTCAGGCTCAATAAGGAGACACCGGTCTTTCCTTTTTCTTCGCTCTCAAAGCAGGGAAGAGATGAAATATGGGACTTTATTGAACAAGTGCTTCTTCTGGAACAGGAACATCATGTTTCAGATGAATGA
- a CDS encoding DUF4364 family protein — MEENGLTLYKLMILFLIKKVDFPLSNSQISEFILDKGYTTYFKLQQAFHELEDEDMLRTELVRNASHYFLTEEGKEAIDMFEYQLSEPIRNDILTFLATKEYQLREETNLEADYFPAKRDEYTVRLRIKEKDSMLLEVNLNVVSREQAIYICDHWKSNHSDIYAYLINRLLFQDQSQEAEKKTDS; from the coding sequence ATGGAAGAAAACGGTCTGACTTTATATAAATTAATGATTTTATTTTTAATAAAAAAAGTGGATTTTCCGCTGAGCAACTCACAGATCTCGGAGTTTATTCTGGACAAAGGGTATACGACCTATTTTAAACTCCAGCAGGCTTTTCACGAACTGGAAGACGAAGACATGCTGCGGACAGAACTGGTAAGAAACGCAAGCCATTATTTTCTGACAGAAGAGGGGAAAGAAGCGATTGATATGTTTGAATACCAGCTCTCCGAGCCTATACGAAATGACATTCTAACATTTTTGGCGACCAAAGAATACCAGCTGAGAGAGGAAACCAATCTGGAAGCCGACTATTTCCCTGCAAAACGCGATGAATATACCGTAAGGCTCAGGATCAAAGAAAAAGACAGCATGCTGCTGGAAGTCAACTTAAACGTAGTATCCAGAGAGCAGGCCATCTATATCTGCGATCACTGGAAGTCTAATCACTCGGATATTTATGCTTATCTGATCAACCGCCTGCTTTTTCAGGACCAGAGCCAGGAGGCAGAAAAAAAGACCGATTCTTAA